A genome region from Populus alba chromosome 5, ASM523922v2, whole genome shotgun sequence includes the following:
- the LOC118061887 gene encoding probable inorganic phosphate transporter 1-9, whose product MGLRVLSALDAAKIQYYHFKAIIIAGMGLFTDAYDLFCLPPIMKLLGRVYYEYDHDKYQIPQVVLATMLGTVLLGTVIGQLVFGILGDRMGRRRVYGISLMLMVLSSVGCGFSICRTKTCVLVSLGVFRFFLGLGIGGDYPLSATIMSEFANKNTRGAFIAAVFSMQGLGILASSMVTMVVSKTFEAAASKKLSEHHTPEDADLAWRLILMLGAVPAGLTYYWRMMMPETARYTALVENNALQAAKDMGKVLDVSIFQIAEDDPMQQPQNPSSYPLISMQFLRVHGIDLFSCATTWLLLDIAFYSSSLFQSQIYRENLELQDTNVYNEAFKVAFFQTMVAIAATIPGYWFTVYFIDRIGRKKIQMMGFLCMGMVYFAIGIPYHYWGTNENKGFLVLYGLTFFFANFGPNTTTFIVPAELFPARFRSTCHGISGAMGKVGAFFGTLGFLWATKNNEPRIEATGIALVSLGGICLLGMALTYLFTRETNGRSLEENEKEK is encoded by the exons ATGGGGTTAAGAGTACTTTCTGCCCTTGATGCAGCAAAAATACAGTATTATCACTTCAAAGCCATAATAATAGCAGGGATGGGCCTCTTCACTGATGCCTATGATCTCTTTTGCCTCCCTCCAATCATGAAACTTCTTGGCCGTGTATACTACGAGTACGATCATGACAAATACCAAATCCCACAAGTTGTGCTTGCTACCATGTTAGGCACAGTCCTGCTTGGTACAGTGATTGGTCAACTTGTATTTGGTATACTTGGTGACCGAATGGGAAGGCGCCGCGTATACGGTATCTCACTGATGCTCATGGTCCTCAGCTCCGTTGGGTGCGGTTTCTCCATTTGCAGGACCAAAACCTGCGTTCTTGTCAGTTTGGGGGTTTTCAGGTTTTTTCTGGGACTTGGGATTGGTGGAGACTACCCTTTGTCAGCTACAATCATGTCTGAATTTGCTAATAAGAATACACGAGGCGCTTTCATAGCGGCTGTGTTTTCTATGCAAGGGCTTGGAATTTTGGCTAGTTCCATGGTGACTATGGTGGTGTCTAAGACTTTTGAGGCTGCTGCTTCCAAGAAATTGTCAGAACATCATACGCCAGAAGATGCTGACCTTGCTTGGAGGTTGATTCTGATGCTTGGTGCTGTTCCTGCTGGACTCACTTATTATTGGCGCATGATGATGCCTGAAACGGCCAG GTACACAGCTTTGGTGGAGAATAATGCCTTGCAAGCAGCAAAGGACATGGGGAAGGTCTTGGATGTTTCAATTTTCCAAATAGCAGAAGATGATCCCATGCAGCAGCCACAAAATCCATCATCTTATCCTCTAATCTCGATGCAGTTCCTCCGTGTCCATGGCATTGATCTCTTCTCCTGTGCCACCACATGGTTACTTCTTGACATTGCTTTTTATAGCAGCAGCCTCTTCCAGTCCCAGATTTACAGGGAGAATCTTGAGTTGCAAGACACAAATGTTTATAATGAAGCTTTCAAAGTTGCTTTCTTCCAAACCATGGTAGCGATTGCTGCTACAATTCCAGGGTATTGGTTCACAGTCTATTTTATTGATCgcattggaagaaaaaaaatccaaatgatGGGATTTCTCTGCATGGGTATGGTGTATTTTGCAATAGGGATACCATACCATTACTGGGGtacaaatgaaaataaaggTTTCCTTGTCCTTTATGGTCTTACTTTCTTCTTTGCAAATTTTGGACCCAACACTACAACATTCATCGTGCCAGCAGAACTTTTTCCAGCTAGATTTAGATCAACATGCCATGGAATTTCTGGGGCAATGGGGAAGGTGGGTGCTTTCTTTGGGACATTAGGATTTCTGTgggcaacaaaaaataatgagcCAAGAATCGAAGCAACGGGAATTGCTTTAGTGAGTTTGGGTGGGATTTGTCTCTTGGGAATGGCTTTGACATACTTGTTCACGAGAGAAACTAATGGAAGATCATTAGAGGAGAATGAGAAGGAGAAGTAA
- the LOC118061885 gene encoding AT-hook motif nuclear-localized protein 10, whose product MPGSETGVMTSREPFSLTGLQQKTAVQSQPFIQNMRLDFGADGTAVYKPISTVTTTSAVSPTYPPGGGEGPAGGAVVSPHGINVNMGGGIGGESMKRKRGRPRKYGPDGTMALALASAPQSVAATQPTSTATGGGFSSPPAQTHPLVSPPPPPPGSDVGVVGAAGVVASPPVTLGGSVSPTGVKKARGRPPGSSKKQQLDALGSAGFGFTPHVITVKAGEDISSKVMSFSQHGPRAVCILSANGAISNVTLRQQATSGGTVTYEGRFEILALSGSYLPSENGGQRSRSGGLSVCLSGPDGRVLGGSVAGLLVAAAPVQVVVGSFVADGRKESKTANHTEPSSATSRLPPKGGSTGVSSPPSRGTLSESSGGPGSPLNQSTGACNNSNPQGMSSMPWE is encoded by the exons ATGCCGGGATCGGAGACAGGAGTGATGACAAGCAGGGAGCCTTTTAGCTTGACAGGACTCCAACAAAAAACAGCGGTACAGTCACAGCCGTTCATACAAAACATGCGTTTAGACTTCGGTGCTGACGGCACTGCTGTTTACAAACCGATATCCACCGTCACTACCACTTCCGCGGTGTCACCTACCTACCCGCCTGGAGGAGGGGAAGGACCGGCTGGTGGGGCGGTGGTATCTCCTCACGGGATTAATGTGAATATGGGAGGAGGGATTGGAGGAGAGtcaatgaaaagaaagagagggagaCCAAGGAAGTATGGGCCAGATGGCACTATGGCATTAGCTCTTGCATCTGCACCTCAGTCTGTTGCTGCAACCCAACCAACAAGTACAGCCACTGGAGGTGGtttctcttctcctccagcTCAGACTCACCCTCTTGTTTCTCCTCCTCCCCCACCTCCTGGATCTGATGTTGGTGTCGTTGGTGCTGCTGGTGTTGTTGCTTCTCCCCCTGTCACTCTAGGAGGATCAGTGTCGCCAACTGGGGTGAAGAAAGCCAGAGGCAGACCTCCTGGTTCCAGCAAAAAACAGCAACTTGATGCTCTGG gATCAGCTGGGTTTGGATTCACTCCACATGTTATCACTGTGAAAGCTGGAGAG GATATTTCGTCGAAAGTTATGTCATTTTCTCAGCATGGTCCAAGGGCTGTTTGTATCTTGTCAGCAAATGGTGCCATATCTAACGTAACTCTTCGCCAACAGGCCACATCTGGAGGAACTGTAACTTATGAG GGAAGATTTGAAATTCTGGCACTTTCTGGTTCATACCTGCCATCAGAAAATGGGGGTCAAAGGAGCAGATCTGGAGGTTTAAGCGTGTGTTTATCTGGCCCAGATGGACGGGTGCTAGGTGGTAGTGTAGCTGGTCTTCTAGTGGCTGCAGCCCCAGTACAG GTAGTTGTGGGTAGTTTCGTTGCTGATGGTCGCAAGGAATCAAAGACAGCAAACCACACTGAACCATCATCTGCAACATCAAGGCTTCCTCCAAAAGGTGGATCGACTGGGGTGAGCAGCCCACCATCACGTGGGACTCTCAGTGAATCATCAGGTGGTCCTGGGAGTCCACTGAACCAGAGTACTGGAGCCTGCAATAACAGTAACCCACAAGGCATGTCAAGCATGCCATGGGAATAA
- the LOC118061884 gene encoding psbP domain-containing protein 3, chloroplastic isoform X1, translating into MACISSLNSLSRRPFNPNFSSFSSNKPSLYILKSKLDTNIPAPSTFLSCSRRRNQHQHVLCCNNNYKQEEEDGEELLFCLGEVPCGTGTKRREALFNMVFSAFTFPAIASTALAATGVAEDLRVYTDDLNKFKISIPQGWQVGAGEPSGYKSVTAFYPEEASNSSVSVVITGLGPDFTRLESFGKVDAFAETLVGGLDRSWQRPPGVAAKLVDSKAANGLYYIEYTLQNPGESRRHLLSALGVAFNGWYNRLYTVTGQFVDEESEKFGTEIRKAVSSFRFL; encoded by the exons ATGGCTTGTATTTCTTCACTGAACTCTCTGTCTCGACGTCCTTTCAATCCCAATTTCTCATCCTTCTCTTCCAACAAGCCGAGTCTTTACATTCTAAAATCCAAGCTTGACACTAACATTCCTGctccttcaacttttttaagCTGCAGCAGACGCAGAAACCAACATCAACATGTTCTCTGCTGCAACAACAACtacaaacaagaagaagaagacggaGAAGAACTGCT TTTTTGCCTTGGAGAAGTCCCATGTGGAACTGGAACTAAAAGAAGAGAAGCTTTATTCAATATGGTATTTAGTGCTTTTACTTTCCCTGCAATTGCCTCTACTGCATTGGCAGCCACAG GCGTGGCAGAGGATTTACGTGTTTATACCGATGATTTGAACAAGTTTAAGATATCTATTCCCCAAG GCTGGCAAGTAGGTGCAGGAGAGCCAAGTGGATACAAATCCGTCACTGCTTTCTATCCAGAAGAAGCTTCTAATTCAAGTG TCAGCGTTGTGATCACCGGGCTTGGTCCAGATTTTACTAGATTGGAATCATTTGGCAAAGTTGATGCCTTCGCTGAGACTCTG GTGGGTGGATTGGACAGGAGCTGGCAGAGGCCCCCGGGCGTGGCAGCAAAACTTGTAGACTCTAAAGCTGCTAATG GGCTTTACTACATCGAGTATACGCTGCAAAATCCAGGCGAAAGTCGCAGGCATTTGCTTTCAGCACTTGGAGTTGCATTCAATGGTTGGTACAACAGACTATATACAGTGACAGGGCAG TTTGTCGATGAAGAATCAGAGAAATTCGGCACCGAGATCAGGAAG GCTGTTTCGTCCTTCAGGTTCCTTTGA
- the LOC118061884 gene encoding psbP domain-containing protein 3, chloroplastic isoform X2, whose product MVFSAFTFPAIASTALAATGVAEDLRVYTDDLNKFKISIPQGWQVGAGEPSGYKSVTAFYPEEASNSSVSVVITGLGPDFTRLESFGKVDAFAETLVGGLDRSWQRPPGVAAKLVDSKAANGLYYIEYTLQNPGESRRHLLSALGVAFNGWYNRLYTVTGQFVDEESEKFGTEIRKAVSSFRFL is encoded by the exons ATGGTATTTAGTGCTTTTACTTTCCCTGCAATTGCCTCTACTGCATTGGCAGCCACAG GCGTGGCAGAGGATTTACGTGTTTATACCGATGATTTGAACAAGTTTAAGATATCTATTCCCCAAG GCTGGCAAGTAGGTGCAGGAGAGCCAAGTGGATACAAATCCGTCACTGCTTTCTATCCAGAAGAAGCTTCTAATTCAAGTG TCAGCGTTGTGATCACCGGGCTTGGTCCAGATTTTACTAGATTGGAATCATTTGGCAAAGTTGATGCCTTCGCTGAGACTCTG GTGGGTGGATTGGACAGGAGCTGGCAGAGGCCCCCGGGCGTGGCAGCAAAACTTGTAGACTCTAAAGCTGCTAATG GGCTTTACTACATCGAGTATACGCTGCAAAATCCAGGCGAAAGTCGCAGGCATTTGCTTTCAGCACTTGGAGTTGCATTCAATGGTTGGTACAACAGACTATATACAGTGACAGGGCAG TTTGTCGATGAAGAATCAGAGAAATTCGGCACCGAGATCAGGAAG GCTGTTTCGTCCTTCAGGTTCCTTTGA
- the LOC118061882 gene encoding uncharacterized protein, with protein MAYQAIPGPSSGSSSSSGFQYMNSPFGDTTYTKVFVGGLAWETQSETMRRYFEQFGDILEAVVITDKNTGRSKGYGFVTFREPEAARRACADPTPIIDGRRANCNLASLGRPRPPLPYGRPRPAAPYITSVQTPRGTYVGSFGYQQPVSYGYQQGLMYNPYGYAAYGPEYVYQQGVYNPYSTGHQYLQIYGVPGTVNSGMYPYGQLSQNVPGGHGYTSMPGYTVPGHQIVQFGGPSVNAITTSSMPTIQAPYHTGIAAAVPAQSQFIVPAPSPQYMQGSGSDQTTG; from the exons ATGGCCTATCAAGCGATTCCGGGACCTAGCTCGGGATCGAGTTCAAGCTCAGGGTTTCAATACATGAATTCTCCATTTGGGGATACTACTTATACTAAGGTCTTTGTTGGGGGGCTTGCTTGGGAGACTCAGAGCGAGACCATGCGTCGTTATTTCGAGCAGTTTGGTGATATTCTTGAGGCTGTTGTCATCACTGATAAGAACACTGGCCGATCAAAAGGCTATGGTTTT GTGACTTTCCGAGAACCAGAGGCAGCTAGGAGAGCCTGTGCTGATCCTACTCCGATTATCGATGGTAGACGGGCTAATTGTAATTTGGCTTCACTTGGGAGACCTCGGCCACCTCTGCCTTATG GACGTCCGAGACCAGCTGCCCCGTACATTACAAGTGTGCAAACCCCCAGAGGGACTTATGTTGGAAGTTTTGGCTACCAGCAACCAGTTTCTTATGGCTACCAACAAGGCTTGATGTATAATCCGTATGG CTATGCGGCATATGGACCTGAATACGTTTATCAACAG GGTGTTTACAACCCTTATTCTACTGGCCATCAGTACCTTCAGATATATGGAGTTCCTGGAACAGTTAACTCAGGCATGTATCCTTATGGGCAGTTGAGTCAAAATGTTCCTGGAGGTCATGGTTATACATCAATGCCAGGATATACTGTGCCAGGTCATCAGATTGTGCAGTTTGGTGGACCAAGTGTCAATGCAATAACAACTTCGTCTATGCCAACAATTCAAGCACCATATCATACAG GTATAGCTGCAGCCGTTCCAGCACAATCACAGTTTATTGTTCCTGCTCCTTCTCCTCAGTATATGCAAGGTAGCGGTTCTGACCAAACCACTGGGTGA